A window of the Sporosarcina sp. FSL K6-2383 genome harbors these coding sequences:
- a CDS encoding twin-arginine translocase TatA/TatE family subunit, translated as MPGPMSLVIIAIIALLVFGPKKLPEIGKAFGSSLREFKNATKGLVENDDVKKVEDKKAEVLQVEVKKEEVK; from the coding sequence ATGCCAGGTCCAATGAGTTTAGTCATTATCGCAATTATTGCGTTGCTTGTTTTCGGTCCAAAGAAGTTGCCTGAGATTGGGAAGGCGTTCGGTTCTTCATTGCGTGAATTTAAAAACGCGACGAAAGGTCTCGTAGAAAATGACGACGTAAAGAAAGTAGAAGACAAAAAAGCAGAAGTATTGCAAGTGGAAGTTAAGAAAGAAGAAGTGAAGTAA
- a CDS encoding redox-sensing transcriptional repressor Rex, translating into MIEETPKIPQATSKRLPLYYRFLQNFANLGKKRVSSSELSEAMKIDAATIRRDFSHFGALGRKGYGYDVHYLVEFFRQILDQDEGTDVALIGVGSLGSAFLKYNFHKNHNTRIVVAFDPKAPAGGKMLSGIPVFHPDTISEKIVELGIDLVILTVPSRVAQDVTDKLVEAGIKGILNFTPVRLTAPDEVRVHTIDLSVELQTLIYFMKNDVKNSQL; encoded by the coding sequence ATGATAGAAGAAACGCCAAAAATACCACAGGCGACATCAAAGCGGTTGCCTCTCTATTATAGATTTCTTCAAAACTTCGCAAATTTAGGGAAGAAACGTGTATCTTCAAGTGAATTAAGTGAAGCGATGAAAATTGATGCGGCAACAATCCGGCGAGACTTCTCCCATTTTGGGGCGCTTGGCCGCAAAGGATATGGCTATGATGTGCATTATCTTGTCGAATTTTTCCGTCAGATTCTTGATCAGGATGAAGGAACGGATGTTGCACTCATTGGTGTGGGCAGTTTGGGTAGTGCTTTTTTAAAGTATAATTTTCATAAAAACCATAATACACGTATTGTCGTAGCGTTTGATCCAAAAGCTCCGGCAGGGGGAAAAATGTTGAGTGGCATTCCTGTGTTTCACCCAGATACAATTAGTGAAAAAATTGTTGAACTAGGCATTGATCTTGTCATTCTGACAGTACCATCACGGGTAGCGCAGGATGTTACCGATAAGCTGGTGGAGGCAGGGATTAAAGGGATTTTGAACTTTACACCAGTCCGCTTGACGGCACCTGATGAAGTGCGTGTCCATACGATTGATTTATCTGTAGAGTTACAGACACTCATTTATTTCATGAAAAATGACGTCAAAAATTCACAATTATAA
- a CDS encoding ABC-F family ATP-binding cassette domain-containing protein, with protein MIVLQVNGLTKSFSGTNILENIRLEVQHRDRVALVGRNGAGKSTLLKIIAGEMTADSGDLIIPKDVRIGYLEQHSGIDSSLSVWQEMMTVFEPLHNMERRLRTLEVQMADPAVYDNPTDYERVMSEYDALQIEFKDSGGYQYESDTRSVLHGMRFYPDDYEKSVSLLSGGQKTRLALAKMLLSKPDLLILDEPTNHLDIETLGWLEKYLVSYEGAILIVSHDRYFLDEIVTIVYEVSRRKVAKYIGNYSAYLDEKSKNYERDQKLFEKDMSEKAKLEDFVQRNIARASTSKMAKSRRKQLERTDWMDSPDGDEKSASFSFSIDRPSGNDVLALDNVAIGYNDTPVSTGINLRVYKQDRIAIIGPNGVGKSTLLKTLVKTNEAIAGLIRYGTNVQFGYYDQEQATLIGTSTVLQELWNDWPMMNEKDVRSVLGRFLFTGEDVDKPVTSLSGGEKARLSLAKLMLEKSNTLVLDEPTNHLDLDSKEILENALDDFPGTLIFVSHDRYFINRIATKVIDISATGAVEYLGDYDYFVEKKLEQQELLDEANLTKATTIPLQGRKNEEDKELKKQERKLTRSIAELEAELSGLDEAIASLQDELVTPEYADDHVKLMELQAQIDAHQMDHDNKSEDWLLLQEELESLS; from the coding sequence ATGATTGTATTACAAGTGAACGGACTGACAAAATCATTCTCAGGAACCAATATATTAGAAAATATTCGACTCGAAGTCCAACACCGTGACCGCGTTGCACTCGTTGGACGTAACGGAGCAGGCAAGTCGACACTTCTGAAAATAATTGCTGGTGAAATGACAGCAGACTCAGGCGATTTAATTATCCCGAAAGACGTTAGAATTGGTTATCTTGAACAGCATAGTGGTATCGACTCTTCCTTGTCTGTCTGGCAAGAAATGATGACCGTCTTCGAACCACTTCATAATATGGAAAGACGGCTACGGACACTTGAGGTGCAGATGGCTGACCCGGCTGTATACGACAACCCAACAGACTATGAACGGGTAATGTCAGAGTATGACGCCCTTCAAATCGAGTTCAAGGATTCTGGTGGCTATCAATATGAGTCAGACACGCGCTCCGTTCTACACGGTATGCGCTTTTATCCCGACGATTATGAAAAAAGCGTCAGCCTTCTATCTGGAGGCCAAAAGACACGCTTAGCACTTGCGAAAATGCTGCTTAGCAAGCCTGATCTTCTCATCCTTGATGAGCCGACAAACCATCTCGATATCGAAACGCTCGGCTGGCTGGAAAAATACCTCGTTTCTTATGAGGGTGCCATTTTAATTGTTTCACACGACCGCTATTTCCTGGATGAAATCGTGACAATCGTCTATGAAGTTTCTAGGCGTAAAGTGGCGAAGTATATAGGTAATTACAGTGCTTATCTCGACGAAAAATCGAAGAATTACGAACGTGATCAAAAGCTTTTTGAAAAGGACATGAGTGAGAAAGCGAAACTCGAAGATTTCGTCCAGCGCAACATTGCTCGTGCATCGACTTCTAAAATGGCGAAGAGCCGTCGCAAACAGCTCGAACGGACAGACTGGATGGATTCGCCTGACGGAGACGAAAAATCAGCTAGCTTTAGCTTTTCAATTGACCGCCCGAGTGGTAATGATGTGTTAGCGCTCGACAATGTTGCGATTGGCTATAACGATACCCCTGTATCAACAGGCATCAACCTGCGTGTCTACAAGCAAGACCGTATTGCTATCATCGGACCGAATGGCGTCGGCAAGTCAACATTGCTGAAAACACTCGTCAAAACAAATGAAGCCATTGCAGGCTTGATACGTTATGGGACAAACGTTCAATTTGGTTATTATGATCAGGAACAAGCTACACTAATTGGGACTAGCACTGTTCTTCAGGAATTATGGAATGATTGGCCGATGATGAATGAAAAAGATGTGCGCTCTGTGCTAGGTCGCTTTTTATTTACAGGCGAAGATGTGGATAAGCCCGTCACTTCCTTATCAGGTGGCGAAAAAGCACGACTATCACTTGCTAAGCTAATGCTCGAAAAATCGAATACACTCGTTCTCGATGAGCCAACAAACCATCTGGACTTAGACAGCAAAGAAATTCTCGAAAATGCATTGGATGATTTCCCAGGTACACTCATCTTCGTATCACATGACCGTTACTTTATTAACCGTATCGCAACAAAAGTCATTGACATTAGTGCAACAGGTGCTGTCGAGTATCTCGGCGATTACGATTATTTTGTGGAGAAGAAGTTGGAACAGCAAGAGTTGCTTGACGAGGCGAATCTCACGAAAGCAACTACAATACCTTTACAAGGCAGAAAGAACGAAGAAGATAAAGAACTGAAAAAGCAGGAAAGAAAACTGACGAGGTCGATTGCAGAGCTTGAAGCGGAGCTATCCGGGTTAGACGAAGCGATAGCATCCCTGCAAGACGAACTTGTTACGCCTGAATATGCAGATGATCACGTGAAGCTAATGGAGCTACAAGCACAAATCGATGCACATCAGATGGATCATGATAACAAATCAGAAGATTGGTTGCTCCTTCAAGAAGAATTGGAATCCCTTTCTTAA
- the tsaD gene encoding tRNA (adenosine(37)-N6)-threonylcarbamoyltransferase complex transferase subunit TsaD → MMTDNYILGIETSCDETAASIVKNGTEIISNVVASQIVSQKRFGGVVPEIASRHHVEQITLVIEEALAEAGLVPAQLDAVAVTEGPGLVGALLIGVNAAKAFAFANGLPIVGVHHIAGHIYANELMQPMEFPLLALIVSGGHTELVLMERHGSFKLIGETRDDAAGEAYDKVARVLGLPYPGGPEIDRLAAESDAEISFPRAWLESDSYDFSFSGLKSSVINYKHNLEQRGEQINPAHVAAGFQASVVEVLTTKALKAAKEYGVKQVIAAGGVAANKGLRASLEQAFKQEEIPFYVPPITLCTDNAAMIAAAGAAMFVDGIRGNLSMNGKPGMPLASWNQ, encoded by the coding sequence ATGATGACAGATAACTATATATTAGGGATTGAAACAAGCTGTGATGAAACAGCTGCTTCCATTGTAAAAAATGGAACGGAGATTATTTCAAATGTTGTTGCTTCCCAAATTGTAAGCCAGAAACGATTTGGTGGTGTTGTGCCTGAAATAGCATCGAGACATCATGTAGAACAGATTACGTTGGTCATTGAAGAAGCGCTTGCGGAAGCTGGATTAGTTCCTGCACAGCTGGATGCAGTTGCTGTAACAGAAGGACCAGGACTAGTAGGGGCATTATTAATCGGTGTCAATGCAGCTAAAGCTTTTGCCTTTGCCAATGGTTTGCCGATTGTTGGTGTTCATCATATTGCGGGTCATATTTACGCGAATGAGTTAATGCAACCAATGGAGTTTCCGTTGCTAGCACTCATCGTTTCTGGAGGGCATACGGAGCTTGTACTAATGGAACGACACGGGTCATTCAAACTTATTGGAGAGACACGAGATGACGCTGCTGGTGAAGCCTACGATAAGGTCGCTCGCGTGCTTGGACTTCCTTATCCTGGTGGACCAGAAATTGACCGATTAGCGGCAGAAAGTGATGCGGAAATATCTTTTCCAAGGGCGTGGCTTGAGTCAGATTCGTATGATTTTAGTTTTAGTGGGCTTAAGTCGTCCGTTATTAATTATAAACATAATCTTGAACAGCGTGGAGAACAGATTAATCCAGCTCATGTTGCAGCTGGCTTTCAGGCGAGTGTCGTTGAGGTGCTGACGACGAAAGCATTAAAGGCAGCGAAGGAGTATGGGGTGAAGCAAGTGATTGCGGCTGGTGGTGTTGCAGCAAACAAAGGCTTGCGTGCATCACTAGAACAGGCATTTAAGCAAGAGGAAATTCCCTTTTATGTCCCACCAATTACTCTTTGTACAGATAATGCAGCCATGATTGCGGCCGCAGGAGCAGCGATGTTTGTAGATGGAATACGTGGAAATCTTTCGATGAATGGCAAGCCAGGTATGCCACTCGCTTCGTGGAATCAATAA
- the rimI gene encoding ribosomal protein S18-alanine N-acetyltransferase → MSKDIQYRKMTIEDIPAVVEIEQESFAIPWTMEVFEHEMTGNDYAHYVVAVDGQEVIGHCGMWIVLDECHITNVAVRPHMRGNGIGEALMREAMTLCEQMEVRLMTLEVRLTNDTAQNLYRKLGFQDGGIRKNYYTDDHEDALVMWVEFK, encoded by the coding sequence GTGAGTAAAGATATTCAATATAGAAAAATGACGATAGAAGATATTCCTGCCGTTGTGGAAATTGAGCAAGAGTCTTTTGCGATACCATGGACGATGGAAGTTTTTGAGCATGAGATGACGGGGAATGACTATGCGCATTATGTCGTTGCAGTCGATGGCCAAGAGGTTATTGGTCATTGTGGTATGTGGATTGTATTGGATGAGTGTCATATTACGAATGTAGCTGTACGTCCGCATATGCGGGGCAATGGGATTGGTGAAGCCCTAATGAGGGAAGCAATGACACTTTGCGAACAGATGGAAGTTCGGTTGATGACGCTTGAAGTGCGCTTGACGAATGATACTGCACAAAATTTGTATCGTAAGCTTGGTTTCCAGGATGGTGGAATACGAAAAAACTATTATACAGACGACCATGAAGATGCGCTCGTCATGTGGGTGGAGTTCAAATGA
- the tsaB gene encoding tRNA (adenosine(37)-N6)-threonylcarbamoyltransferase complex dimerization subunit type 1 TsaB, producing the protein MIWLGIDTANTPLSVAVVRDGELLVEEISAMAVNHSLRAMPAIEELLAKAGLEPANIDAIAVSEGPGSYTGVRIGVTIAKTLAWTLGKPLVGVSSLKVLATNALFFTGLICPIVDARRNNVYAGAYRLDAGKLMEVIEDGHYSLEELIQQLEKQEGPLLFVGKDTAMHEQQIVKRLGERAEIAPLHLNLPRASSLIYIAAQSAPETDVHAFVPEYRRIAEAEANWLKEQGKEKASE; encoded by the coding sequence ATGATTTGGCTTGGGATAGATACAGCTAATACACCACTTTCAGTTGCGGTTGTGAGGGATGGAGAATTGTTGGTGGAGGAAATATCTGCAATGGCCGTTAACCACTCATTACGCGCAATGCCGGCTATTGAAGAGTTGCTGGCAAAGGCTGGACTTGAACCAGCAAATATTGATGCCATTGCTGTTTCGGAAGGACCGGGTTCTTATACAGGTGTGCGTATAGGTGTGACGATTGCGAAAACATTGGCTTGGACACTTGGCAAACCACTCGTTGGTGTTTCTAGCCTGAAGGTATTGGCTACTAATGCATTATTTTTTACAGGTTTAATTTGTCCAATTGTCGATGCTAGAAGAAATAATGTTTATGCAGGCGCTTATCGCTTGGATGCTGGAAAGCTGATGGAAGTTATAGAGGATGGTCATTATTCTTTAGAAGAATTAATCCAGCAGTTGGAGAAGCAAGAAGGTCCATTGTTATTTGTCGGGAAGGATACGGCTATGCATGAACAGCAGATTGTTAAACGACTTGGTGAACGAGCCGAAATAGCGCCGCTCCATCTCAATTTGCCGCGTGCTTCTTCACTCATTTATATTGCAGCTCAGTCGGCACCAGAAACAGATGTACATGCATTTGTTCCAGAATATCGCCGTATTGCCGAGGCAGAGGCGAATTGGTTGAAAGAGCAGGGGAAGGAAAAAGCCAGTGAGTAA
- the tsaE gene encoding tRNA (adenosine(37)-N6)-threonylcarbamoyltransferase complex ATPase subunit type 1 TsaE has translation MIREIEVNSVAETEQLAVKLAALLSPPDVLTLEGDLGAGKTTFTKALARGLGVTRTVNSPTFTILKQYEGNYPFNHLDVYRLADSDEDLGWDELFYGDAISVIEWAHLIEEDLPSDRLEIRLVHGGGNQRKITLKPIGERYEKICEGIFL, from the coding sequence ATGATTAGGGAAATTGAAGTCAATTCTGTTGCTGAAACAGAGCAGTTAGCGGTAAAGTTGGCTGCACTTCTTTCACCACCGGATGTACTTACTCTGGAGGGTGATCTTGGTGCTGGTAAAACGACGTTTACAAAGGCGCTGGCGAGAGGTTTAGGAGTTACTCGAACGGTTAATAGTCCAACATTTACGATTTTAAAGCAGTATGAAGGGAATTACCCTTTCAATCACTTAGATGTTTACCGTTTGGCTGATAGTGATGAAGATCTTGGTTGGGATGAATTGTTTTACGGGGATGCAATATCCGTTATTGAATGGGCACATTTGATTGAGGAGGATTTGCCCTCGGACCGTTTGGAAATTCGACTCGTTCATGGAGGCGGGAATCAGCGGAAGATTACATTGAAGCCGATAGGTGAACGATATGAAAAGATTTGTGAGGGGATTTTCTTATGA